The Bradyrhizobium sp. CCGB01 genome segment GTGCTCGAAAGCGACGGCATGCCGCCGAAGCGCTACGGCCCGGGCGACGTCATTTTCTTCCGCGATGGCGCGCATGCCAAATGGCATGTCGAAGGTCACGTCAAGAAGATCGCCTTCTGCCGCAAGACCAATCCGGTGATGATCGGCTTCCTGATCCGCGTCGTCAACAGGCTCAAGCGGATGTTCGTCTCCGCCGGCGAGCGCCGTCCCGCCTCGCTGTTGGGAGCCGGCTAGAGCTCGAACAATAACGTTTCAAGGACGCTTCCCAGCGGCCACGACAGAAGAGGGGCCGGGACCAACATCCCGGCCCCTCTTCTCGTCATGACGCAAATCTTGTCACGACGGCAAATCGAGCCGGTAGACATCGGTCGCGGTCTGCGAGAACAGCGCCGTCTTCTCGGCCTCGCTCATGGGCGCCGCGATACGCTTGAAGGCGTTGAAGATCACCTGGTAGCTGCACTGGCCCTTGTCCGGCGGGAAATTGCTCTCGAACATCGCGCGCTTCGGTCCGAACGCTTCGATGCAGGTCTCGACATAGGGCCGCCAGGCCGCAGCAAGCTCTTCGGATGACGGGGGCTTGGGCCGCAGGTGGAAATCGTAGCCGAGCAGGCACATTGCGAGGCCGCCAAGTTTCACCACGACGTTCTCGCACTTTGCGATCTCCTGGATCGACGCGCGCCACTGCGGGAACACCTCTTCGCGCCGCCCGGCAAAGCGGCCGACGCCGGCCGGACCGCCGCAATGGTCGAGTACGATTTTGGTGTCGGGAAAGGCGCGCGCGAGCTCGGTCAGCTCGCCGATCTGCGGGTGAAACAGCCAGGCATCGAAGCTCAGATTCAGCGGCGCGAGGCAGGCAAAGCCTTTGCGGAAGGTCGGGTCCTGCAACAATGCCTTGGGCCTGTTGGCATACATGCCGGCGACGACGGGGTCTTCGTCCCAGGCCGAGGAATGCCTGATGCCGCGGAAGCGGCCGTTGCCCGCCGCGATCTCGGCCTCCAGCACCGGCTTGGCGGCATCGCCCAGCAGCAGATTGACGTGGCTGACGATGCCGGCGCAGATCGCAGCCTTGCCGTAGCTGCCGCTTGCGCTCATGGCGGCAACGCCGTTGGCGAACTCGACTTCGCCGACCGGCCGGAAGGCCTCGGGCCCGCGCGCGCGATACATCGAACGGCAATCGACATAGACGGTGGCGATGATGTTGTGGCCGGAGGCGATGTCGGCCGCCATCTCCTCGATCAGATAGCGATGCCCGCGATTCCAGAGATGATGGTGGGGATCGACGATCGGCCGGGCCGGATCGATGATCTCCTCCTGATGTTGCGCGAGCCAGTCCTCGCGCGGCTCGACGAATAGCCCGCTCGTGTTGGCGGGCAGACTGCTTGCAGCCATCGGCATTCGCTCCCGTTATATTTTTTGTGGTGGGAGCCTAGCACCTCATCTCTCCACGCAGCAGCGCGTGTTGCGCAACCGCACCTGTCACCGCGAGCACAGCGGCGCTATCGTCAGCCCTTGCGCCGCTTCGCCCTCACATCGACGACAAGGCGCCAGTCGATCGCGGTGGCAGGCTTGACCTCACCAAGCCAATGGAAGGAATCGGCTGCGATCTCCGTAAAACTCCAGCGCGTCAGGTCGCCCGCATCGGTCGTGCCTTCCTGAACGATGTCCTCGCCGCGCGGGCGGCCGGTCTGCTGGCGGAACACGCAGCGCGCAGGATCGAACCAGGAAATCCGCCACGCGGAAATGGAGGGATCGTAGACCCGCAGCGTCGTGCCGTACCAATTGCCGGCGATGGGAAAGGCGGGGCTGCCTGCCGGCCGGGGAATGATCCAGACGTCCTGCACGGCGCGGCCCTCCAGCACCCAGCCGAAATGGATTTCGCCGGGCGTTGTGTGCCTGGTTCCATCGGGGCCGTGAGCGGTGATCTCGGCATCCCAGTCGCCGACGAAGCGGCCGTAAAGCTGGAGCGCCGCTGCGTGCTCGGGGTTCGGTCCGTCCGCGTGCAACAATCTTGCGAAGTCGGTCATGTCGATCTCCTGTGGTACGGAAATCAGCATGAGCGAACGGCAATCGACTTGGAGAAAGTTGCGCCTCAGACGCCGTCGAGGATGATCACGGTCGGTTTCGCCGGCAGCATATCCCGCGACATGCGCAGGAAGCGCTCGCTGCGCCGGTCGATCTCGAACTGCTGACCGATCAGGTGCATGAATTCGTCGAGCGGGGTGGCGAAGCGGTGCATCGGCAGCACCACCGAGGCGCGCAGCCGCTTGGTGATCTCCGAGACGCCGTCGAGCGACATGGTGTAGGTGCCGTCGATCGGCACCATCACGATGTCGAGCCGCCCGATCTGGGCAAAATGGCTGTCGTCGAGCTTGTGATGGAGATGGCCGAGATGGCCGATGCAGAGGCCGGCGACCTCGAAGATGAAGATCGAATTGCCGTCGCGGATCATGTCGGTGCCGGAATCGTCGCCGAAATAGCGGCGGATGTCGGTGGTGACGTTGCGGATGAATGTGTCGCCGATCCGTTCCGACACGATGGCGGGCTTGCCGTCCTCGCTCCAGCCATGCAGCACATGGGGAATGCGCTTGTCGGGATGTAAAGAGTAGTGCGTGCTGTGCGCCCGGTTCATGGTGACGACGTCGGGCAGCCGTCCCACCTGATAGGCGCCGCTATAATCGGTCGCGATGCGCAAGCCGCCGGGCGTGTCGATGAAGTAGGTGGAATGGCCGGCATAGGTGATCTCGACCTCGGCGGCAGAAGCAGCCTGCCGGAATGCGACCGGCATCGCGCGTGGCGCGGCATTGGCCATCGCCAGGCATTCGCTGCGTTGAGGCTGCTGGGCGAGGGCAGGGGTGAGGATTGCGCCGAACAGCGCCAGAGCCGCCGAAACCAGTCGCCACATGAATCCGTCCCCGATGACGCCCAAGCGGAAAGTCTAGCGTGCAATGCAGCGCGAGGCCAACAGCCAGCATTCAACAGCGCGTCAGTGTCGCACCCTCATCCCCGCCTCTTATTGGCGCCTTGGACTGAATTTCCAGGTGATGGCAACGAGGCCGGCTGTGATCAGGCCGCTGATCAGGCCTGCGATGGGGAGAGCCAGCAGAAGTGCCGCGCTGGCGGCCCAGCCGATCGAGGAGAACGCTTCCGCGAAGGTCGCAAGTCGCGACGATGTCTGGCGGCGGCGGAATTGGCTGCGCCTTGCCTGCACGCGGAACCAGAGCTGGATCGCGGTCGCGGACGCTGCGCTGGTGATAACGGCCCCGGCGCTGACCGCGGCCTGGAACGGCGAGGCAAAACCGAGCGCAGCAATCAACGGGCAGAAGATGACGGCGATGGCGATCAGCACCACCTCGATCTTGGCGCGGATGACGCTGGACGGTGTCAAAGGCGCCGTCGCGACCAGATCGGGCGCGTCCTCGCCCGAGATCGTCAGCCAGGCGAGCCCGCCGGCGAGCTGTCCTGCCGCCATCACGATGACAGGTGTGATCAGCGTCAGCGCCGCGGAGCTGTCGGCAAAGTTACGCCAGAGCAGCAGCGCCGGCGGCACCAGATAGAGCAGCTGCATCAGGGTCTGCGAGATCAGCCAGGGATCGCGCCACAGCAGCATGAATTCCTTGCGCCGCAGCGCCTGTTGCCGCGATCCGCCGCGGAACGGGCGTTCCTTCGCGCGCCTGCGGCCGGAGGTGCCGTAAGCGGCGGCATCGATCGCGGTATCGGCGAAGCGGCGCGAGAAGATCGCCATCACGCTTCCGAGCAACACGAGCCCGAGCGCGAGGAGCAGCAGCAGCGCTTCGCTGTCGCCCATGGTCGCGCGCGCCGGCCACCACCAGACGCTGTCGACATCAGGCGCGTAGGCGGCGAGGCTCTCCGAGGTCAGGATGGTGAAGCGCGACAGCGTGCCGTAGGACATGATCGCGGCGACCTGGAGCGCGATCACGAAGCCGGCTCCGATGATCGCGGCGAGGATCTGGGCTATGAGGCGTGTGCGCGCCGGGCCGATCAGGCGGAACAGCAGGATGGTGACGGCGATCGCGATCGCCGCGGCGGAGAGGCCCATGGCGATGACGACGCCGAACGCCGCAAGCCATCGCGCGCCGCCGCCGAACACCAGCACGTCGATGAAGGGCGTCGAGAACAAGAGCGCCATCACCGTGACGGTGAGCGCGATCGCGGCGATGCGTACCGAGAACAGATTGGCCAGCGTCGCGGGCGAGGACATGATGAGGTCGAGGTCGGCGCGGGCGTAAAACACCCGCGTCACGGATTCGATCGCCTGCGACAGCATCAATGTCCAGGCGAGGAAGATCGTCGCCGAGATCACGATCAGCGAGGATTTGTCGAGCGGCAGTTGCAGATCGGCGAAGCGGCCGATCACCGCCCAGGCGGGCACATGCAGCAGTGCGGCGAAGAAGAGCAGGCCAATGACGGCCGCGCGCGCCCGCTTGCGCCGGCCGCCGGTCATCATGGCGAACCATTCGCGCCAGGCGAGCCGGAGCTCGTGACGGGCAAACCAGGACAGGGCGGTCGCCGAGCTCATGCGGCTTCCGGAAGGGTCACCAGCGCGATGAAGAGATCTTCCAGGCTGGTGTCGGCATGGCCGTTCTGCTGGCGCAGCTCGGTCAGCGTGCCCTCGGCCACCAGACGGCCCGAGGCGATCACGCCGATGCGATCGGCCATGCGTTCGGCAACCTCGAGAATATGCGTGGTCATGATGATGGTGCAGCCAGCCTGAACGCGCTGGCTGAGAAGACCCTTCACGTGGCGGGCGGAAACGGCATCGAGGCCCGTCAGGGGTTCGTCGAGGATGATGAGGCGGGGATCGTGCACCAGCGCACCGGCCAGTGCCACCTTCTGGCGCATGCCCTTGGAAAAGCCCTCGCAGCGTTCGTGCCGGTGCGGCTCGAGCCCGAGTGAGCTCAGCAGCTCCTCGGCGACCGGTTCCGAGACAGATGGCGCGATGCCCCAGAGCCCGGCGACGAATTCGAGATATTCGAGCGGGGTGAGCTTGTCGTAGATCATCGGCTCGTCGGAGACCCACGCCATCACCTGCTTGGCGGCGACCGGATTCTGGAGCGCGTCGATGCCGAAGATCGAGACCGCGCCGGCATCGGGCCTGAGCAGGCCCGCAACCATGCGCAAAGTGGTGGTCTTGCCGGCGCCGTTGGGGCCGACCAGCGCATAGAATTCGCCGGCATGGATGGTGAGATCGAGGCTGTCGACCGCCAGACGGTCAAAACGCTTCGTTAACCCCAGGACTTCCAGTGCCGACTTGTCCCGCTTCATGACGGCCACACCATCCGGTTTTGCATCGCTCGCGACCATGAGCCCAAGATGTTTCGGCACCGTGAATTTACGGCCTACAAATTCCGCCATCCGGCTTCGACTAAAGGCAAGTCACCGTTTGTTGACAGCGTTGGACGGTTCAGGCTGAATTGGCACCGGGACAAATGACGCTAACGCGGCGAAACGACTGCGTAGCGACTGGACACAAGATGCGGCAAGGCGGTCACGAAGAACCGCTCGTTGCATCGGGAGGATGCGCGGCGATGCTGGATTTCGTTCAGCAGCTGGTCAGCGGTGTTGCGCTCGGCTGCGTCTACGGCCTGATCGCGCTCGGCTTCGTGCTCGTCTACAAGGCCACCGAGGTCGTCAATTTCGCCCAGGGCGATTTGATGATGCTGGGCGGCTTCTTCGCCTTCACCTTCATCGGCATGCTGGGACTGAATTACTGGATCGGCTTTGCCGGTGCGGTGGCCGCCATGGCGTTGTTCGGCATGCTGGCGGAACGCGTGGTGGTGCGGCCGATCCTCGGCTATCCGCAATTCTCCATCATCATGGCCACGATCGGCCTCGGCTATTTCCTGCGCTCGGTCGCCGGCATGATCTGGGGCACCGACGATTTGAAGATCGAGACACCGTTCAGCCAGGGCGTGCTGCGCGTCGGCTCGCTGGTGCTCGCCTACGACAAGCTCTCGGTGATCGCGGCAACGATGATCCTGTGCACGCTGCTCTGGCTGTTCTTCAACAAGACCACGCTCGGCACCGCGATGCGCGCCAGCTCCGAGAACATGCTGGCGGCCTATTACATGGGCATCCCGGTGAAGCGCGTGGTGTCGGTGGTCTGGGCGATCAGCGCGGCGGTCGCGACCTGCGCCGGCGTGCTGCTGGCACCGATCACCTTCATCCATTCCAATGTCGGCCTCGTGCTCGGCCTGAAGGCGTTTCCCGCCGCGGTCCTCGGCGGATTCGGGTCGATCCCCGGCGCGGTCGTCGGCGGCGTCCTGATCGGCGTGATCGAGAGCATGGCCGGCTTCTATCTGGCGGAGGGCTGGAAGGACGTCGCACCCTATGTCGTGCTGCTCGCCGTGCTGCTCTTGAAGCCTGAAGGCCTGTTCGGCCTCCACGTTCGCAAGAAGGTCTGAACGCCATGCGGTTCCTGTTCAAGACCAGCTATGACGACGACATCAAGCTGTTTCCGCATTCGGGCTATGTCGTCTCCTACGGCATCCTGCTCGCGCTGCTGCTGATCGCGCCCTACGTGCTCTCCAGCTATCTGATGAGCCAGCTCGTCTTCGTCTGCATCTACGCGACCGTTGGCGTCGCCCTTCTGATCCTGACCGGCTTTACCGGGCAAGCCTCGCTCGGGCATGCCGCGTTCCTCGCGATCGGCGCCTACACGGCGGCGTACCTCCAGAAATACAATGTGCCGTTCCCGGTCTACTTCCTCGCGGCGGGCGCCCTGACCGGCCTGATCGGCGCGATGGTCGGCTTTCCGGCGCTGCGGCTCCAGGGCATCTACCTCGTCATCGCCACCATCTCCTTTGCCTTGATCGTCGAGGAGATCCTGGCGCGCTGGGAGAGTGTCACCAATGGCAACGAGGGCATGCGGGTCAAGACGCTGTCGCTGCTCGGCGTCCCCGTGCCGCGCGACAGTCCGGCCTTCTATTTCCTCTGCCTCGCCGTGCTGGTTCTGACCATCGTCGGCACGCTCAATCTGTTGCGCTCGCCGACGGGGCGCGCCTTCGTCGCGATCCGCGACAGCGAGACCGCGGCGCGCAGCATGGGCGTCAATGTCGCGCTGTACAAGGTGAAGTCCTTTGCGATCTCGGCGGCGATCACCGGCTTTGCCGGCGTCCTGTTCGCCCACAAGCTCTCCTTCATCTCGCCGGAGATGTTCACGCTCCAGCTCTCGATCGAGTTCATCATCGTGATCCTGATCGGCGGTACCTTCAGCCTGCACGGCGCGGTGCTGGGCGCGATCTTCATCGTGATGATCGATCCGTTCCTGACCTATCTGAAGGACGACATGCCCGGCATCATCGCCGGCATCGCCGCAACGTTCGGAGCGGGCTCTGCGACGGCCGCCAACGTCCAGTCCAAGGTCGCGGCCTTCGCCTCGCTGAACGGGCTGAAGGGTGCGATCTACGGCATCATCATCGTGCTGTTCGTGCTGTTCGAGCCGCTCGGGCTCTACGGCCGCTGGCTCAAGATCAAGCTCTTCTTCCAGCTGTTCCCGCTCTACAAGCGCGCCACCTTCAAGCGTCAGAAGATCTACGTGAAGTCGGAGCGCAACCGATGAGCTATTTCCGCGCCGAGAACCTGTCGCTGCATTTCGGAGGCCTGAAGGCCGTCGATGCCGTGTCGTTCGCGGTCGAGAAGGGCGAGATCCTCTCGATCATCGGGCCGAACGGCGCCGGCAAGAGCTCGATCTTCAATTTGATCTCGCGGATCTACCGGCCGACCTCGGGCCGCATCTTCTTCGAGGACCAGGACATCACCGAGCAGCCGCCCTACGACATCGCCAGGCTCGGCATCGCCCGCACCTTCCAGAACATCGAGCTGTTCGAGAACGCCACCGTGCTGTCGAACCTTCTGGTTGGGCGCCACCGGCATTCGACCACGCAGCTCTGGCAGGAGCTGCTGTTCCTGCCGAGCGTGCGCGCCAACGAGAAAATGCACCGTCGCCGGGTCGAGCAGGTGATCGAATTCCTCGATCTCGAACCCTATCGCGACAAGCTGATCTCCGGCCTGCCCTACGGCGTGCGCAAGGTGATCGAACTGGCGCGCGCGCTGTGCTCGGAGCCAAAACTGATCCTGCTCGACGAGCCGTCCTCCGGCCTGAACGTCGAGGAGACCGGCGACATGTCGTTCTGGATCCGCGACCTGAAGAACGAGCTCGGCGTCACCGTGCTGATGGTCGAGCACGACATGTCGCTGGTCAACCGCGTCTCCGATCGCGTCATCGCGCTGAACTATGGCCGGGTGCTCGCCATGGGCTCGCCTGCCGAAGTGCAGCAGCATCCCGATGTCGTCGCCGCGTATCTGGGAGCCTGACGCATGGACGCCGCCGTCACGCCCGAGATCATCTTGAAGCTCTCCAACATCGAGAGCTATTACGGGCCGATCATGGCGATCCGCGGCATCTCGCTGGAGGTGCCGCGCGGCCGCATCGTCACCCTGCTTGGTGCCAACGGCGCCGGCAAGACCACGGTGCTGAAGACGATCTCGGGCATTCTGGATCCGCAGAAAGGCGCGATCGAATTCATGGGCAAGTCGATCCAGCGCATGGAGGCGGACCGCATCGTGCGGCTGGGCCTCAGCCATGTGCCGGAGGGGCGCGAGGTGTTCCCGTTCCTCTCGGTGCGCGAGAACCTGATGATGGGGGCGTATCCGCGCAAGGACCGTGATGGCGTTGTGGAGGATCTGGAGCGCGTCTACGGCTATTTCCCGCGGCTGAAGGAACGCATCAACCAGCCGGCCGGCCAACTTTCCGGCGGGGAGCAGCAGATGCTCGCGATCGGGCGTGCGCTGATGAACCGGCCGACGCTGCTGCTGCTCGACGAGCCCTCGCTCGGCCTGTCGCCGCTGCTGGTGAAGGAGATCTTCACGATCATCCGCCGCGTCAACGAAGAGCAGGGCATGTCGATCCTGCTGGTCGAGCAGAACGCCAAGGTGGCGCTGGAGACGGCACATTACGGCTATGTGCTGGAGATCGGCCGGATCGTGATGAACGACACCTGCGACCGCTTGATGCATTCCCAGGACATCCAGGAATTCTACCTTGGCGCCAAGGAAGCGGGCGCACGAGGCGAGCGGCGCTGGAAAAAGAAGAAGACGTGGCGTTAGATAGGTGATCCCTCCGCCAACAAAGACCGCCGGCAAGGCAGGCAGCGGAGGGGAAGGCGACAAGGAGGAGAGGCGCATGGTCCGGCCGGCGGTGCTGACGGTCGCTGATACGATCGCGAAAAGCTTCTTGCGCGCCGCCGAGACGCGGGGCGACAGGCCGGCTATCCGCGAGAAGAAATTCGGCATCTGGCAGCCGACCAGCTGGCGCGAATGGCTGGAGATTTCGAAGGAGGTCGCCTACGCGCTCCGTGCCTCCGGCTTCATGCCCGGCGACGTCGCCTCCATCATCGCCAACGCCGTTCCGGAATGGGTTCATGCCGACATGGGCATCCTGTGCGCCGGCGGCGTCTCCTCGGGCATCTATCCGACCGACGCATCGTCCCAGGTCGAATATCTGGTCAACGATTCCCGGACCAGGGTGATCTTCGCCGAGGACGAGGAGCAGCTCGACAAGGTGCTCACTTGCCGCGCGCGCTGTCCCTCTCTGCAGAAAATCGTCGTGTTCGACATGGAAGGCCTCAGCGGCTTTTCCGACGACATGGTGATGTCGCTCGACGAGTTTCGCGCGCTCGGCCGCAACCACATGGTCGGCCGCGAGGCGCTGTGGCAGGAGATGATCGACAGCCGCAGCGCCGGCGACCTCGCGGTGCTCGTCTACACCTCGGGTACGACCGGTCCGCCCAAGGGCGCGATGCACGCCAACCGCAGCGTGACGCATCAGATGCGGCACGCCAACGACTTCATCCCGGCACAGGAGGACGAGGACCGGCTGATCTTCCTGCCGCTCTGTCATGTCGCCGAGCGCATCGGCGGCTACTACATCTCCGTCGCGCTGGGCTCGGTGATGAACTTTGCCGAGAGCCCCGAGACGGTCCCTGACAATCTGCGCGAGGTGCAGCCGACCATCTTCCTCGCGGTGCCGCGGATCTGGGAGAAATTCTATTCCGCGATCACCATCGCGCTGAAGGATGCGACGCCGCTCCAGCAATGGGTCTATCGCCGCGCCATCGCCGTCGGCTATCGCATGGTCGATTGCCGGATCGAGGGCAAGGCGCCGCCGCTCTCGCTGCGCATCGCCAACAAGATCGCCTACCGGCTCGCGTTCCGCAACATCCGCCGCATGATCGGGCTCGATCGTTGCCGCATCGCGTTCACGGGCGCCGCGCCCATCGCGCCGGAGCTGATCCGCTGGTATCTCGCGCTCGGCATCGACATGCACGAGGTCTACGGCCAGACCGAGAATTGCGGGGTGGCGACCATGATGCCGGCGGAGCGCATCAAGCTCGGCTCGGTCGGCACAGCCGTGTCCTGGGGCGAAGTCGCGCTGTCGCCCGACGGCGAGATCCTGATCAAGGGCGACTTCCTGTTCATGGGCTATCTGAATCAGCCGGAGAAGACGGCCGAGACCATCGACCATCGCGGCTGGCTGCACACCGGCGATGTCGGCACCATCGACAACGAAGGTTTCGTCCGCATCACCGACCGGATGAAGGACATCATCATCACCTCCGGCGGAAAGAACGTCACGCCGTCCGAGATCGAGAACCAGCTCAAATTCTCACCCTACATCTCGGATGCCGTGGTGATCGGCGACAAGCGGCCGTATCTGACCTGCCTCGTGATGATCGACCAGGAGAATGTCGAGAAATTCGCCCAGGACCACGACATCCCCTTCACCAATTATGCGAGCCTGTGTCGCGCGACGGAGATCCAGGACCTGATCTGGCGCGAGATCGAGGCGGTCAACGGCAATTTCGCCCGCGTCGAGACCATCAAGAGATTCTACCTGATCGAGCGTCAGCTCACTCCGGAGGATGAGGAACTGACGCCGACCATGAAGCTGAAGCGCGGCTTCGTGAACAAGCGCTACGCCGTCGAGATCGAGGCGATGTATCGCCAGCGTGCGGTCGCCTGAATCATTTCGTTCGAGAAAGCGAAGGAGCCGTGGCCCCGCCCTTCGCGCAATACGGGCCCAAGGAGAGGAGAGGTCAATGTCGAGATCGTTGAGAGCGTTCGGCCTTGCGGTAGGCGCGGTTGCGCTCACCTGTCTGCCGGCGGCTGCGCAAACCAAGGTCACCAATGACGGCATCTCGGCCAGCGAGATCGTCATCGGCACGCATCA includes the following:
- a CDS encoding ABC transporter ATP-binding protein, giving the protein MDAAVTPEIILKLSNIESYYGPIMAIRGISLEVPRGRIVTLLGANGAGKTTVLKTISGILDPQKGAIEFMGKSIQRMEADRIVRLGLSHVPEGREVFPFLSVRENLMMGAYPRKDRDGVVEDLERVYGYFPRLKERINQPAGQLSGGEQQMLAIGRALMNRPTLLLLDEPSLGLSPLLVKEIFTIIRRVNEEQGMSILLVEQNAKVALETAHYGYVLEIGRIVMNDTCDRLMHSQDIQEFYLGAKEAGARGERRWKKKKTWR
- a CDS encoding branched-chain amino acid ABC transporter permease; protein product: MRFLFKTSYDDDIKLFPHSGYVVSYGILLALLLIAPYVLSSYLMSQLVFVCIYATVGVALLILTGFTGQASLGHAAFLAIGAYTAAYLQKYNVPFPVYFLAAGALTGLIGAMVGFPALRLQGIYLVIATISFALIVEEILARWESVTNGNEGMRVKTLSLLGVPVPRDSPAFYFLCLAVLVLTIVGTLNLLRSPTGRAFVAIRDSETAARSMGVNVALYKVKSFAISAAITGFAGVLFAHKLSFISPEMFTLQLSIEFIIVILIGGTFSLHGAVLGAIFIVMIDPFLTYLKDDMPGIIAGIAATFGAGSATAANVQSKVAAFASLNGLKGAIYGIIIVLFVLFEPLGLYGRWLKIKLFFQLFPLYKRATFKRQKIYVKSERNR
- a CDS encoding long-chain fatty acid--CoA ligase — protein: MVRPAVLTVADTIAKSFLRAAETRGDRPAIREKKFGIWQPTSWREWLEISKEVAYALRASGFMPGDVASIIANAVPEWVHADMGILCAGGVSSGIYPTDASSQVEYLVNDSRTRVIFAEDEEQLDKVLTCRARCPSLQKIVVFDMEGLSGFSDDMVMSLDEFRALGRNHMVGREALWQEMIDSRSAGDLAVLVYTSGTTGPPKGAMHANRSVTHQMRHANDFIPAQEDEDRLIFLPLCHVAERIGGYYISVALGSVMNFAESPETVPDNLREVQPTIFLAVPRIWEKFYSAITIALKDATPLQQWVYRRAIAVGYRMVDCRIEGKAPPLSLRIANKIAYRLAFRNIRRMIGLDRCRIAFTGAAPIAPELIRWYLALGIDMHEVYGQTENCGVATMMPAERIKLGSVGTAVSWGEVALSPDGEILIKGDFLFMGYLNQPEKTAETIDHRGWLHTGDVGTIDNEGFVRITDRMKDIIITSGGKNVTPSEIENQLKFSPYISDAVVIGDKRPYLTCLVMIDQENVEKFAQDHDIPFTNYASLCRATEIQDLIWREIEAVNGNFARVETIKRFYLIERQLTPEDEELTPTMKLKRGFVNKRYAVEIEAMYRQRAVA
- a CDS encoding permease, encoding MSSATALSWFARHELRLAWREWFAMMTGGRRKRARAAVIGLLFFAALLHVPAWAVIGRFADLQLPLDKSSLIVISATIFLAWTLMLSQAIESVTRVFYARADLDLIMSSPATLANLFSVRIAAIALTVTVMALLFSTPFIDVLVFGGGARWLAAFGVVIAMGLSAAAIAIAVTILLFRLIGPARTRLIAQILAAIIGAGFVIALQVAAIMSYGTLSRFTILTSESLAAYAPDVDSVWWWPARATMGDSEALLLLLALGLVLLGSVMAIFSRRFADTAIDAAAYGTSGRRRAKERPFRGGSRQQALRRKEFMLLWRDPWLISQTLMQLLYLVPPALLLWRNFADSSAALTLITPVIVMAAGQLAGGLAWLTISGEDAPDLVATAPLTPSSVIRAKIEVVLIAIAVIFCPLIAALGFASPFQAAVSAGAVITSAASATAIQLWFRVQARRSQFRRRQTSSRLATFAEAFSSIGWAASAALLLALPIAGLISGLITAGLVAITWKFSPRRQ
- a CDS encoding amidohydrolase, coding for MAASSLPANTSGLFVEPREDWLAQHQEEIIDPARPIVDPHHHLWNRGHRYLIEEMAADIASGHNIIATVYVDCRSMYRARGPEAFRPVGEVEFANGVAAMSASGSYGKAAICAGIVSHVNLLLGDAAKPVLEAEIAAGNGRFRGIRHSSAWDEDPVVAGMYANRPKALLQDPTFRKGFACLAPLNLSFDAWLFHPQIGELTELARAFPDTKIVLDHCGGPAGVGRFAGRREEVFPQWRASIQEIAKCENVVVKLGGLAMCLLGYDFHLRPKPPSSEELAAAWRPYVETCIEAFGPKRAMFESNFPPDKGQCSYQVIFNAFKRIAAPMSEAEKTALFSQTATDVYRLDLPS
- a CDS encoding MBL fold metallo-hydrolase, whose translation is MWRLVSAALALFGAILTPALAQQPQRSECLAMANAAPRAMPVAFRQAASAAEVEITYAGHSTYFIDTPGGLRIATDYSGAYQVGRLPDVVTMNRAHSTHYSLHPDKRIPHVLHGWSEDGKPAIVSERIGDTFIRNVTTDIRRYFGDDSGTDMIRDGNSIFIFEVAGLCIGHLGHLHHKLDDSHFAQIGRLDIVMVPIDGTYTMSLDGVSEITKRLRASVVLPMHRFATPLDEFMHLIGQQFEIDRRSERFLRMSRDMLPAKPTVIILDGV
- a CDS encoding ABC transporter ATP-binding protein, which translates into the protein MSYFRAENLSLHFGGLKAVDAVSFAVEKGEILSIIGPNGAGKSSIFNLISRIYRPTSGRIFFEDQDITEQPPYDIARLGIARTFQNIELFENATVLSNLLVGRHRHSTTQLWQELLFLPSVRANEKMHRRRVEQVIEFLDLEPYRDKLISGLPYGVRKVIELARALCSEPKLILLDEPSSGLNVEETGDMSFWIRDLKNELGVTVLMVEHDMSLVNRVSDRVIALNYGRVLAMGSPAEVQQHPDVVAAYLGA
- a CDS encoding ABC transporter ATP-binding protein, whose amino-acid sequence is MVASDAKPDGVAVMKRDKSALEVLGLTKRFDRLAVDSLDLTIHAGEFYALVGPNGAGKTTTLRMVAGLLRPDAGAVSIFGIDALQNPVAAKQVMAWVSDEPMIYDKLTPLEYLEFVAGLWGIAPSVSEPVAEELLSSLGLEPHRHERCEGFSKGMRQKVALAGALVHDPRLIILDEPLTGLDAVSARHVKGLLSQRVQAGCTIIMTTHILEVAERMADRIGVIASGRLVAEGTLTELRQQNGHADTSLEDLFIALVTLPEAA
- a CDS encoding cupin domain-containing protein, which produces MSRALIEIGSCNVDLELRPIEPSWIIEGNPVSRSHILSTSDDGTASTIIWACTEGRFNWYYDIDETIMIMEGSIVLESDGMPPKRYGPGDVIFFRDGAHAKWHVEGHVKKIAFCRKTNPVMIGFLIRVVNRLKRMFVSAGERRPASLLGAG
- a CDS encoding branched-chain amino acid ABC transporter permease, producing MLDFVQQLVSGVALGCVYGLIALGFVLVYKATEVVNFAQGDLMMLGGFFAFTFIGMLGLNYWIGFAGAVAAMALFGMLAERVVVRPILGYPQFSIIMATIGLGYFLRSVAGMIWGTDDLKIETPFSQGVLRVGSLVLAYDKLSVIAATMILCTLLWLFFNKTTLGTAMRASSENMLAAYYMGIPVKRVVSVVWAISAAVATCAGVLLAPITFIHSNVGLVLGLKAFPAAVLGGFGSIPGAVVGGVLIGVIESMAGFYLAEGWKDVAPYVVLLAVLLLKPEGLFGLHVRKKV